The window TCACAAGGATGGCGGAAAAGTGCGATTCGGATTCTCTGATAGGCGACTGCCCAATACTTGATGCCTTGGATGACAACAGTATTGGTGATTCCCCATGAACCGAGACAGGAACTACTCAGACTGGAGCCTTGTCGGTGCCGTTGGTGCTGCGGTCGGCGCCTCTGCGTGCTGCACGATCCCGCTCGCTCTTGTCTCACTCGGCATTGGCGGCGCGTGGGTCAGTAACTTGATCGCTCTACAATCATATCGACCCTTCTTTGTTGTCCTGGCCCTTGGTCTTCTTGCCGTTGCTTTCTACCAGAGCAACCGGTCAGCGTCGGATGTTGACTGCGCCTGCGAAACAGAAGGCATACTCAGCCGACGTACCAAGCAGATCCTTATGCTAGCAGGTGTCGTCGCGAGTCTGCTGCTAATTTTGTCGCCGTGGTTGCTGGCGTCCGCGGGTGGTAACTCTGTATCCACTACAGTGGCGACAGAGACTTCAAACATCGAAAGCGCTGTACTCGAGATTGAGGGCATGACTTGCGCATCATGCACCACCACTGTTTCCATAGCCCTTTCGCGGATCGACGGTGTAGTTGAGGCACAAGTATCATATGAACCTCCGATCGCCACCGTGCGATACGACGCCAGCCGGCTAACGGTTGACGACCTACTGTCGGCGACGGCAAACGCGGGGTATCCGTCTTCGCTCCGCCGAGAATCAGACACGGGCTCATGAGCATCACGCTAACGTCAAGAATCACGTGCCCAGAGTGTGGACAGCACTCCGACGAGGCAATGCCGACAGAGGCATGTCAATTCTTCTGGGCGTGTCCCTCTTGCGGGTCTATCATTCGTCCGCATCAAGGGGATTGCTGTGTCTTCTGCTCGTACGGTGACACCCCTTGCCCGCCTGTTCAAATGGGCAACTGTCCAACCGATTGAGGAAGCTCAGATGTTGGTTGTGTGTGCCGAGCACGGATAACTAAAATGAAGGGGAAACGATGATGAAAAGACGCAAAGTGACTGTCTTTAGTGCCGGATGCCCGATGTGCGAAGACGCTGTCACACTGGTGCGGGAATTGGCCTGCACCTCATGTGAGGTCGAGGTCTTGGACATGCATGATCATGACGTGACCAGCCGGGCCGCGGCCCTAAACGTGCGCACGCTTCCCGCCGTTGTCGTGGACGGTAAGCTGGCTGAATGTTGTGCTGGGCCGGGGGTCAGTGAAGCAACACTGCGTTCCGCAAGCATCGGGCTACCGATGTCATAACTACCGTACCGGACCGATCCACCCCACGCTACCGTGAGGCATTGTCCTCTTCTCGGTTGTAGTCCATCCAGCTTTTCTTCCTTCAAAAACGAGAGTAACTGATACTTCT of the Rhodothermales bacterium genome contains:
- a CDS encoding mercury transporter MerT; amino-acid sequence: MNRDRNYSDWSLVGAVGAAVGASACCTIPLALVSLGIGGAWVSNLIALQSYRPFFVVLALGLLAVAFYQSNRSASDVDCACETEGILSRRTKQILMLAGVVASLLLILSPWLLASAGGNSVSTTVATETSNIESAVLEIEGMTCASCTTTVSIALSRIDGVVEAQVSYEPPIATVRYDASRLTVDDLLSATANAGYPSSLRRESDTGS